The Halogranum gelatinilyticum genome contains a region encoding:
- a CDS encoding SLC13 family permease, with the protein MVVVFAVILLALLFFATEPVPVDITAIGIMVVLMMVPPVSGALASVGLLSAPIETITPDQGISGFANAATVTVLAMFILSEGVQRTGVVQILGAKISALTGDSETKQLGATIGVVGPISGFINNTAAVAILLPMVTDLAERGKTSPSKLLMPLSFASMFGGMLTLIGTSTNILASDLSARLGVGAFSMFEFTQLGLVVSLFGVVYLLTIGRYLIPERIKPQVDLTEEFEMADYLTEVAVREDSPLVGQQVQTALVETEFDVDLIQLIRGDEVFLEPLGPKQIQAGDVFAIRTDRDTLVELLEFEGLDLVPEVTVDEAELEAAGGGQNLVEVVVAPGSSLVGESLASMAFRQRYNATVLALRRGGELIRRRMDNIPLRVGDTLLVQATTGSIERLDGNRDFIVAQEIQRHDFRESKIPVAVGIVAAVVGLAAVNFVPIVVSALGGALAMVATGCLKPTEVYDAVQWDVIFLLAGVIPLGIAMEQTGAATLLAEFVVMTATYLPLLGVLGVFYVVTALLTNVVSNNASVVLMVPVAFEAATTLGANAFSFILAVTFAASTAFMTPVGYQTNLFVYGPGGYKFTDYMRVGAPLQLIFAIVTTLGIAYFFGLRP; encoded by the coding sequence ATGGTGGTGGTGTTCGCCGTCATCCTCCTCGCGCTCCTGTTCTTCGCGACCGAACCGGTTCCCGTCGACATTACCGCGATCGGCATCATGGTCGTCCTGATGATGGTGCCGCCGGTCTCCGGCGCGCTCGCGTCGGTCGGACTCCTGTCCGCACCCATCGAGACCATCACGCCCGACCAAGGGATATCAGGTTTCGCGAACGCCGCGACGGTCACCGTCCTCGCGATGTTCATCCTCAGTGAGGGCGTCCAGCGGACCGGTGTCGTCCAGATTCTCGGTGCGAAGATTTCGGCACTCACCGGCGACAGCGAGACGAAGCAACTCGGCGCGACCATCGGCGTCGTCGGTCCAATCTCCGGGTTCATCAACAACACTGCCGCCGTCGCCATCCTGCTGCCGATGGTGACGGACCTCGCCGAACGCGGCAAGACGTCGCCCTCGAAACTGTTGATGCCGCTCTCGTTCGCCTCGATGTTCGGCGGGATGCTGACGCTCATCGGCACCTCGACGAACATCCTCGCCTCGGACCTCTCGGCACGCCTCGGCGTCGGCGCGTTCTCCATGTTCGAGTTCACGCAACTGGGACTCGTCGTCTCGCTGTTCGGGGTTGTCTATCTCCTCACGATCGGCCGGTATCTCATCCCCGAACGCATCAAGCCGCAGGTCGACCTGACCGAAGAGTTCGAGATGGCCGACTACCTCACGGAGGTGGCCGTCCGCGAGGACTCGCCGCTCGTGGGCCAGCAGGTCCAGACCGCGCTCGTCGAGACGGAGTTCGACGTCGACCTCATCCAACTCATCCGCGGCGACGAGGTCTTCCTCGAACCGCTGGGTCCGAAGCAGATTCAGGCGGGCGACGTGTTCGCCATCCGAACCGACCGCGACACGCTCGTCGAACTCTTGGAATTCGAGGGGCTGGACCTCGTCCCCGAGGTGACCGTCGACGAGGCCGAACTGGAAGCGGCTGGCGGCGGGCAGAACCTCGTCGAGGTCGTCGTCGCCCCCGGCTCGTCGCTCGTCGGCGAGTCGCTCGCCTCCATGGCGTTCCGCCAACGCTACAACGCGACCGTCCTCGCACTCCGGCGCGGTGGCGAACTCATCCGTCGCCGGATGGACAACATCCCGCTCCGCGTCGGCGACACGCTGCTCGTACAGGCGACGACGGGGAGTATCGAACGGCTGGACGGCAACCGCGACTTCATCGTCGCCCAGGAGATCCAACGGCACGACTTCCGCGAGTCGAAGATCCCCGTCGCCGTCGGCATCGTCGCCGCCGTCGTCGGGCTCGCGGCAGTGAACTTCGTCCCAATCGTCGTCTCGGCACTCGGCGGCGCGCTTGCGATGGTCGCCACGGGCTGTCTGAAGCCCACGGAGGTCTACGACGCCGTCCAGTGGGACGTCATCTTCCTGCTGGCGGGGGTCATCCCGCTCGGCATCGCGATGGAACAGACCGGCGCGGCCACCCTGCTCGCGGAGTTCGTCGTCATGACGGCGACCTATCTCCCGCTACTGGGGGTGCTCGGTGTGTTCTACGTCGTCACCGCGCTCCTGACCAACGTCGTCAGCAACAACGCCAGCGTGGTGCTCATGGTCCCGGTCGCCTTCGAGGCGGCGACGACGCTGGGTGCGAACGCTTTCTCGTTCATCCTCGCGGTGACGTTCGCGGCGAGTACGGCGTTCATGACGCCCGTCGGCTACCAGACGAACCTGTTCGTCTATGGTCCCGGCGGCTACAAGTTCACGGACTACATGCGCGTCGGCGCGCCGCTACAGTTGATCTTCGCAATCGTGACGACGCTCGGCATCGCGTACTTCTTCGGCCTACGGCCCTGA